One window of Spirochaetota bacterium genomic DNA carries:
- a CDS encoding Ig-like domain-containing protein, giving the protein MRFYKILLILTLALFVVWGYFGCSPTPEQQQQGGGQQGGGGQQQIQDTNRPTITITSPANNSTNNTSNITVSGTASDTNGSGNTGVKEVFIRVGTSGSFYKVTGTTNWSTNITLSDGSYTIQAYAVDNANNTSVTQSVTFVIDATKPTVTISSPANNSTVPSGFSVSGTANDAGTGLKAVYLRVGTSGAFGQVSGTSSWSTNLNITTSGLYTIQVYAEDNAGNVSSTNSINITVDINFPVVEIGSPGTNSSIVLTNVTSLAVSGTALNTATVFYRLGTTGIFSIASGTSSWSTPSLTLTSGTNIVQVFATNAAGMSSSTQQIIIVVDNNPPSIAISSPSDNDIVPASFSVSGTANDTGVSGLKAVYLRVGTSGGFGQVSGTSSWSTNLNITTSGSYTIQVYSVDNVGNTSSTSSINITVDATPPTVSISSPANGSTVPGIFTVSGSANDTGGAGLQAVFLRVGTSGGFGQVSGTSSWSTNLNITTSGSYTIQVYSVDNVGNTSSTSSINITVDATPPTVSISSPANNSTITNNLPAGGVLIQGTASDNIGVAQVYVSVDGGPFQLATGTTSWSRLVRNLRETTINIVAYSVDTVGNHSTTNTNTVTNNATFLGTGEYNFWASQIKDVYVKSGSGQLTIDIIINNTATDDHNLYVFVDITNMTTGHQPTATGWSGDWTTGWGNFWFTNSAGINADLVIWGWLRNSSGSGGSRALGATNANKIVGTASSVSVSHSMTSIGGGDYKYSFVVSYANIGSGASSGQVANVYVLYGRSGGTAGEEGMRSIYPSGVSRTGAGAWGPYISDITNKSIDYVLNP; this is encoded by the coding sequence ATGAGATTTTACAAGATCCTACTAATTTTGACTTTAGCCCTATTTGTTGTATGGGGCTACTTTGGTTGCAGTCCGACGCCGGAACAACAGCAACAAGGCGGAGGGCAACAAGGTGGTGGCGGACAACAGCAAATACAAGACACTAACCGCCCAACAATAACCATCACCTCTCCAGCAAACAACTCTACGAACAATACCTCTAACATCACAGTATCTGGAACAGCAAGTGATACCAACGGTAGTGGTAACACAGGTGTTAAAGAAGTGTTTATTAGAGTAGGAACTTCTGGTAGTTTCTACAAAGTAACAGGAACTACCAACTGGAGTACTAACATAACTCTATCAGACGGTTCATACACTATCCAGGCGTATGCTGTTGATAATGCCAACAATACTAGTGTCACACAATCAGTTACATTTGTCATTGACGCAACAAAACCAACTGTGACCATTTCTTCACCAGCAAACAATAGTACTGTTCCTTCAGGCTTCTCAGTAAGTGGAACGGCAAATGATGCTGGAACAGGTCTTAAGGCGGTGTATTTGAGAGTAGGGACTAGTGGTGCTTTCGGGCAGGTAAGCGGAACTTCTTCTTGGAGTACCAACCTCAACATTACAACATCAGGCTTATACACTATCCAGGTCTATGCAGAAGATAACGCAGGTAATGTTAGTTCCACCAACTCCATCAACATAACCGTTGATATTAATTTCCCTGTCGTTGAAATTGGGTCTCCTGGTACGAATAGCTCAATCGTGCTTACAAATGTTACCTCACTCGCAGTAAGCGGAACTGCTCTAAACACTGCTACTGTGTTCTACAGATTAGGAACTACTGGGATCTTCTCAATAGCATCAGGAACTAGCTCTTGGAGCACTCCTTCTTTAACCTTAACTTCAGGGACAAACATTGTCCAAGTATTCGCAACAAACGCCGCTGGAATGTCAAGTTCAACACAACAAATCATAATTGTTGTTGATAATAACCCCCCCTCAATAGCAATCTCCTCACCATCAGATAATGATATAGTCCCGGCATCCTTCTCTGTAAGCGGAACAGCAAACGATACAGGAGTCTCAGGACTTAAGGCAGTATACCTTAGAGTAGGGACTAGTGGTGGTTTTGGGCAGGTGAGTGGGACTTCTTCTTGGAGTACCAACCTCAACATTACAACATCAGGTTCATATACTATTCAGGTCTATAGTGTTGATAATGTTGGTAATACTAGTTCCACCAGCTCCATCAACATAACTGTTGATGCAACACCGCCGACAGTTTCTATCTCATCTCCGGCTAACGGTAGCACTGTTCCGGGTATCTTCACTGTAAGTGGGAGTGCGAACGACACAGGTGGTGCAGGTCTTCAGGCTGTTTTTCTCAGGGTAGGGACTAGTGGTGGTTTTGGGCAGGTGAGTGGGACTTCTTCTTGGAGTACCAACCTCAACATTACAACATCAGGTTCATACACTATTCAGGTCTATAGTGTTGATAATGTTGGCAATACTAGTTCCACCAGCTCCATCAACATAACTGTTGATGCAACACCGCCGACAGTTTCTATCTCATCTCCGGCTAACAACTCTACCATAACTAACAACTTACCTGCAGGTGGGGTATTGATACAAGGAACGGCTTCAGACAACATTGGTGTAGCTCAGGTATATGTATCAGTAGATGGAGGTCCTTTCCAACTTGCAACAGGGACTACCTCTTGGTCTAGACTCGTGAGGAACTTGAGAGAAACTACAATAAACATAGTAGCATACTCAGTTGATACTGTTGGTAACCATAGCACGACGAATACAAATACGGTAACCAATAATGCAACCTTCCTCGGCACTGGTGAGTATAATTTCTGGGCTTCTCAAATAAAAGATGTGTATGTAAAAAGCGGTTCTGGACAGCTTACGATTGACATCATAATTAACAACACTGCTACAGACGACCACAACCTGTATGTCTTTGTGGACATTACCAACATGACAACAGGACATCAACCTACAGCAACAGGTTGGAGTGGAGATTGGACAACAGGCTGGGGTAACTTTTGGTTTACAAACAGTGCTGGTATCAACGCAGACCTTGTGATATGGGGTTGGCTTAGGAATTCATCGGGTTCAGGTGGTAGTAGAGCATTAGGTGCTACTAATGCTAACAAAATAGTGGGAACTGCATCTTCGGTTTCAGTATCACATTCCATGACATCTATCGGTGGTGGAGATTATAAGTATTCATTTGTTGTAAGTTACGCAAACATAGGTTCTGGTGCGTCAAGCGGGCAAGTTGCTAATGTATATGTATTGTATGGAAGGAGCGGCGGAACAGCGGGTGAAGAAGGTATGCGCTCAATATACCCATCAGGTGTTTCAAGAACAGGTGCAGGTGCGTGGGGTCCATATATATCTGATATCACTAACAAATCAATAGATTATGTCCTTAACCCATAA
- a CDS encoding ABC transporter ATP-binding protein — protein sequence MTEENIILEVVNVSKHFGGIKAVSSVSFAVERGKIVSIIGPNGAGKTTLFNIISGFYKPDTGKIIFEGRDITNIKVYECSKIGISRTFQNIRLFYNMTALENVMVGRHVRSKSGLSSFFDAILRNKDFHQTEKEIQEKSIYYLKMLGLENYLNVLAKNLPYGLQRRLEIARALATEPKLLLLDEPSAGMTYKETNEIMEIISKIRDMGITVLLIEHQMMLVMTISDKVIVLDHGEKISEGTPEEVKNDKRVIDAYLGVEETKTYAEVD from the coding sequence ATGACCGAAGAGAACATAATACTTGAAGTTGTGAATGTTTCAAAACACTTCGGAGGCATAAAAGCAGTCAGTAGCGTATCATTCGCAGTTGAAAGAGGTAAGATTGTCTCAATAATAGGACCAAACGGCGCAGGTAAGACTACACTTTTCAATATCATATCGGGATTCTACAAACCCGACACCGGTAAAATAATCTTTGAAGGAAGAGATATTACAAACATCAAAGTCTATGAATGCTCTAAAATAGGTATCTCAAGAACATTCCAAAACATAAGACTTTTCTACAATATGACGGCACTTGAAAATGTTATGGTTGGAAGACACGTCAGAAGTAAGTCAGGGCTATCCTCCTTTTTTGACGCTATATTGAGAAACAAAGATTTCCACCAAACCGAGAAGGAAATACAAGAAAAATCAATCTACTACCTAAAGATGCTAGGACTTGAGAATTACCTAAATGTCCTTGCAAAAAACCTACCCTACGGGCTCCAGAGAAGACTTGAGATTGCAAGAGCATTAGCAACCGAACCTAAACTGCTACTCCTAGACGAACCTAGCGCAGGTATGACATATAAGGAAACAAACGAAATAATGGAGATAATATCCAAAATAAGAGATATGGGTATAACCGTCCTTCTTATAGAACATCAGATGATGTTGGTTATGACAATATCTGACAAAGTTATAGTTCTTGATCACGGAGAGAAAATATCCGAAGGAACACCAGAAGAAGTAAAGAATGACAAAAGAGTCATTGACGCATACCTCGGCGTTGAAGAAACAAAAACCTATGCCGAAGTGGATTAG
- a CDS encoding alpha-amylase family glycosyl hydrolase translates to MTKESLTHTSALKKQKPMPKWIRNRILYQVFPDLFFKDNSNEVPQKYYGGTLKGIILKLDYIKDFGFNAIYLNPIFKAETNHRYDVLDYFQTDPILGTNEDFETLVKECHKRDIKVILDIPFNHTSQNHPWFKEAKNNNSKYKNYFFTDEGDYNRWRGSDLVELNLDNPEVLEELITGSRSVLKFWMDKGIDGVRLDCANDLGMKVVKLIRDTAHKWNDNFLVMGEVFNFAGEWSKVLDSLQSYYLTGLLFSIVNSEISIQTFSNALDHIISDFDYEVLLNSLNILSSHDTTRVLDRINDMKIYKILLAIQFTFPGVPVVLYGEEVGIRSTKIGEASARNVMVFDENNWNSDVVKLYKTFIQLRKSRKELQEGKFKNLTNLTDYKLISFIRYSDKREEFSIVVINPKNERVRKRIYIPYSHFHDALKVRDYFSGREFICEISSINVDLEPYQVMLLTPEWKYIKGYSFYKRQ, encoded by the coding sequence ATGACAAAAGAGTCATTGACGCATACCTCGGCGTTGAAGAAACAAAAACCTATGCCGAAGTGGATTAGAAACAGAATTCTCTATCAAGTCTTCCCAGACCTTTTCTTCAAAGACAATTCCAACGAAGTTCCCCAAAAATACTATGGAGGAACCCTGAAAGGTATCATTCTAAAACTTGACTATATCAAAGACTTTGGTTTCAATGCTATCTACCTAAACCCCATATTCAAAGCAGAAACAAACCATAGATACGATGTTCTGGACTACTTCCAAACCGACCCGATACTCGGAACTAACGAAGATTTTGAAACACTCGTAAAAGAATGTCACAAAAGAGACATAAAAGTTATTCTAGACATCCCTTTCAACCATACCTCCCAAAACCATCCATGGTTTAAAGAAGCAAAGAACAATAACTCTAAATACAAAAACTACTTCTTCACTGACGAAGGTGACTACAACAGATGGCGAGGCAGTGATTTAGTAGAACTGAACCTAGACAACCCCGAAGTCTTGGAAGAACTTATAACAGGTAGTAGAAGTGTCTTGAAATTTTGGATGGACAAAGGAATTGATGGAGTGCGCCTTGATTGCGCAAACGACTTAGGAATGAAAGTAGTCAAACTAATAAGAGATACCGCTCACAAATGGAATGACAACTTTCTAGTGATGGGCGAAGTTTTTAACTTCGCAGGAGAGTGGAGTAAAGTTCTGGACTCGCTACAGAGTTATTACCTAACAGGACTCCTGTTTTCAATCGTGAATAGCGAAATATCAATCCAAACCTTTTCAAACGCATTGGACCACATAATAAGCGATTTTGACTACGAAGTGCTCCTAAACTCCCTAAACATCCTATCCTCACACGATACAACAAGAGTGCTTGACAGAATAAACGATATGAAGATTTACAAAATACTCCTCGCAATTCAATTCACATTCCCTGGCGTACCTGTTGTACTGTATGGCGAAGAAGTAGGAATCAGAAGCACTAAAATAGGTGAAGCGAGTGCTAGGAATGTGATGGTTTTTGACGAAAATAATTGGAACTCTGATGTAGTCAAACTTTACAAAACATTCATCCAACTACGAAAGAGTAGAAAAGAACTCCAAGAAGGTAAATTCAAAAACCTAACAAACCTAACAGACTACAAACTAATATCATTTATCAGGTATAGTGACAAAAGAGAAGAGTTTTCCATAGTAGTTATAAATCCAAAGAACGAGAGAGTTAGGAAGAGAATATACATTCCATATTCACACTTTCACGATGCACTCAAGGTGCGAGATTACTTTTCAGGTAGAGAGTTTATTTGTGAAATTAGTTCTATAAATGTTGATCTAGAACCTTATCAAGTTATGCTACTTACCCCAGAGTGGAAGTATATAAAAGGATACTCGTTCTACAAGAGACAGTAG
- a CDS encoding O-acetyl-ADP-ribose deacetylase, producing MERRFLNGLVLVKVGDITEEEVDAIVNAANSSLMGGGGVDGAIHRKGGPKILEECKVIRQTQYPNGLPTGEAVATTAGNLKAKYVIHTVGPVWYGGNSNEEKLLENAYRNSLSLAEKMNCETISFPAISTGVYGYPKEEAAKVVCRVLKDYSKNPKLKEIRLVFFSSQDYEIFVKVANKEL from the coding sequence ATGGAGAGAAGGTTTCTGAATGGTCTTGTGCTTGTAAAGGTTGGTGATATCACTGAAGAGGAAGTTGATGCGATAGTGAATGCTGCTAATTCTTCACTTATGGGAGGAGGTGGTGTTGATGGTGCTATACACAGAAAGGGAGGTCCTAAAATACTTGAGGAATGCAAGGTGATAAGACAAACCCAATACCCAAACGGTCTCCCAACAGGCGAAGCAGTCGCAACAACAGCAGGAAATCTTAAAGCAAAGTATGTTATACATACCGTAGGACCTGTATGGTATGGCGGTAATAGCAACGAAGAGAAACTATTAGAAAATGCTTACAGAAACAGTCTCTCTCTAGCCGAGAAAATGAATTGCGAAACTATATCGTTCCCCGCTATATCAACAGGTGTCTATGGATATCCCAAAGAAGAAGCAGCAAAGGTAGTGTGTAGAGTCTTGAAAGATTACTCAAAAAACCCTAAATTAAAGGAGATAAGGTTAGTCTTCTTCTCAAGTCAAGACTACGAGATATTCGTCAAGGTAGCAAATAAAGAGTTGTAG
- a CDS encoding HD domain-containing protein has translation MEVEKITFYLFASIVSGTLTYLLIMTILSVKIKAKRMKIISANAIIASIIYLIGSILIYLLRTSEIVYIIYGLVYVGKFITETNMSNKLHYSQRNYTFYHITTSLLVLAALAIQLLGLGNVIIYVVILSLVNIMISIAWFSEKNVRILSFSNIISIVFLITLMDYPSTSLLFSLLPLGLSSIYITSKEYLHTLRSLDLLKEKKDAIIEHQLKEFKDFLFLLINKIEARYPLRKQHSINVVTISEGIAIELGLDGKVVSFIREGAMMHDIGFLGVDHRNLLEGSSYENPEVMKHIWIGRRILESSNIFIKYLPMVLYHHERMDGSGPEGLYGSIIPLPAKIVAVADKFERLINGRESEKLSIQDAIEYLKKHPNLYDQVVVKALESFVSKNFFQQH, from the coding sequence ATGGAAGTAGAGAAGATAACATTCTATCTATTTGCATCAATAGTATCTGGAACACTCACATATCTACTGATTATGACCATACTTTCTGTCAAAATAAAAGCAAAAAGAATGAAGATAATATCGGCAAATGCTATTATTGCTTCAATTATTTATCTGATAGGTTCTATACTTATCTACCTTTTAAGAACCAGTGAGATAGTGTATATAATATATGGACTAGTATATGTTGGTAAATTCATAACCGAGACGAATATGTCAAACAAATTACACTACTCTCAAAGAAATTATACATTTTACCATATCACAACATCCTTGCTGGTATTGGCAGCACTAGCAATTCAACTACTAGGTCTAGGAAATGTAATTATCTATGTAGTTATTTTATCTTTAGTTAATATAATGATAAGTATTGCTTGGTTTTCAGAAAAGAATGTCAGGATATTATCCTTTAGTAATATAATTTCAATAGTTTTTCTAATTACACTAATGGATTATCCTTCAACTAGCCTTTTGTTTTCACTATTACCTCTTGGTCTTAGTTCAATATACATAACATCCAAAGAGTATTTACACACCTTGAGATCGCTTGATTTACTAAAGGAGAAAAAAGATGCTATAATTGAGCATCAGTTGAAAGAATTTAAAGACTTTCTGTTTCTCTTGATAAACAAGATTGAGGCAAGGTATCCCTTGAGGAAGCAACATTCAATTAATGTAGTAACTATTTCAGAAGGTATAGCTATAGAACTAGGTCTGGATGGAAAAGTTGTTAGTTTCATAAGAGAAGGAGCAATGATGCATGATATAGGATTTCTAGGGGTAGACCACAGGAATTTATTAGAAGGCAGTTCTTACGAAAATCCTGAAGTTATGAAGCATATATGGATTGGTAGAAGAATACTTGAGAGTAGCAATATATTCATCAAGTATTTACCTATGGTGTTATACCATCACGAAAGGATGGATGGAAGTGGTCCTGAAGGTCTATACGGAAGCATAATACCATTACCTGCTAAAATAGTAGCAGTAGCAGATAAATTTGAGAGATTGATAAACGGTAGAGAATCGGAAAAGTTATCAATACAAGATGCAATAGAATACCTTAAGAAGCACCCAAATCTATATGACCAGGTAGTAGTTAAAGCACTAGAATCATTCGTATCAAAAAACTTCTTCCAACAACATTGA
- the prmC gene encoding peptide chain release factor N(5)-glutamine methyltransferase, whose product MKLFDLFKEAVKILSVSGIETPKTDAEIIISNALSIDRVQIYLNRNLEVGEEDIKKVISMVEKRKDFTPLEYIIGYKYFWGYKFKVREGVLIPRFDTEAVIEVAKNICPNPRYILDIGTGTGAIGITLKKIFPSSYVVMCDISEIAIDVCKENVKDILGNTDGVEIIKSDVFEDIWEYIGWGRFDLIVSNPPYISIKDYQNLPNDVKKEPIIALFGGVSGLDFYIRIADKVKDFIRKNGRIILEVGDEKQAEKVKKIFYLKGFRNFITFKDINSKVRGVAILNY is encoded by the coding sequence ATGAAACTATTTGACCTTTTCAAAGAGGCTGTAAAAATCCTATCAGTTTCTGGTATAGAAACTCCCAAGACAGATGCAGAGATAATAATATCAAATGCTTTAAGTATAGACAGAGTTCAGATTTATCTTAACAGAAATCTTGAAGTTGGTGAAGAAGATATTAAGAAGGTAATAAGTATGGTAGAGAAAAGGAAGGATTTCACTCCTCTTGAATACATTATAGGATACAAGTATTTCTGGGGTTATAAGTTCAAAGTAAGGGAAGGTGTTCTAATACCTAGATTTGACACGGAAGCAGTGATAGAGGTTGCTAAAAACATTTGTCCAAATCCTAGATACATACTAGACATAGGCACTGGAACTGGAGCGATAGGAATAACATTAAAGAAGATATTTCCTTCTTCGTATGTAGTTATGTGTGATATTTCCGAGATTGCCATAGATGTATGCAAAGAGAATGTCAAGGATATACTTGGAAATACCGATGGAGTTGAGATTATAAAATCCGATGTTTTTGAAGATATATGGGAATATATAGGTTGGGGAAGGTTTGACCTTATAGTTTCAAATCCTCCTTACATCTCAATAAAGGACTACCAAAATCTTCCTAATGATGTAAAAAAAGAACCTATTATAGCATTGTTTGGTGGTGTTTCAGGATTAGACTTCTACATAAGAATCGCTGATAAGGTCAAAGACTTTATAAGGAAGAACGGTAGAATAATCCTCGAGGTAGGAGACGAAAAACAAGCGGAGAAGGTCAAAAAAATATTCTACCTCAAAGGTTTCAGAAACTTTATAACATTCAAAGACATAAACAGTAAAGTAAGAGGTGTTGCTATACTGAATTATTAA
- a CDS encoding DUF1577 domain-containing protein, which produces MITEEIVQDFTRIQKILQYFKENKTPLSIKTDNGISLVSVISDLSNNVILLKDVSVITGNSYLEECIGVNSLAEAPYGANTVKFDTSLIDKSSLRFPQKLLMHPKRKYTRIPVRDNVLITNMYGILSMKVIDPTIKDSTLQQKIDAILKTIESSVRRSENYDFAKVMLFDGSEKSGVYYIVKQMKKPFAVFDTSNIKIKEDFVLTYEDYIKFMAQIGKSYSEISKSIDEIKKFYTDNRILSEAVVPIIFDEEAIGIIRVMSRNQKLTTGMIKRLVSASQNASLKLETEGSFEIITKENQEIIDISVGGMRVLIRDPVFPKYTRLGKRLFCQIYFPDNTSIKTLSSVANIYGKAGDELVDVGLKFSQNMDWKDRNKLENFINSILDLERKGAHRIKKKS; this is translated from the coding sequence ATGATAACCGAGGAAATTGTTCAGGATTTTACTAGGATTCAAAAAATATTGCAGTATTTCAAAGAAAACAAAACCCCATTAAGTATAAAGACAGATAACGGTATATCTTTAGTATCTGTGATAAGTGATTTATCTAATAATGTTATACTTTTGAAAGATGTTTCTGTTATCACGGGTAATTCCTACCTAGAAGAGTGTATAGGTGTGAATTCTTTGGCCGAGGCACCTTATGGAGCGAATACTGTGAAATTTGATACCTCATTGATAGACAAGTCATCTTTAAGATTTCCTCAGAAGTTGCTTATGCACCCTAAGAGGAAATATACAAGAATACCAGTAAGGGATAATGTCCTCATCACTAATATGTATGGTATTCTATCAATGAAGGTTATAGACCCTACGATAAAAGATAGCACGCTACAGCAAAAAATAGATGCTATATTAAAAACCATAGAAAGTAGTGTAAGAAGAAGTGAAAACTATGATTTTGCCAAGGTGATGTTATTTGACGGGTCTGAGAAGAGTGGTGTGTATTACATAGTAAAGCAGATGAAGAAACCTTTTGCAGTTTTTGATACATCAAATATCAAAATTAAAGAAGATTTTGTCCTCACTTATGAGGATTACATAAAGTTCATGGCACAGATTGGTAAGAGCTACTCTGAAATAAGTAAGAGTATAGATGAGATTAAAAAGTTTTATACTGACAATAGAATCTTGAGTGAGGCAGTAGTTCCAATAATATTTGATGAAGAGGCAATAGGCATAATAAGAGTTATGTCAAGGAATCAGAAACTTACTACTGGTATGATAAAAAGGTTGGTATCTGCTTCACAGAATGCGTCATTAAAGCTTGAAACGGAAGGTTCATTTGAAATAATAACCAAAGAGAACCAAGAGATAATTGATATAAGTGTTGGAGGAATGAGAGTATTGATAAGAGACCCTGTATTCCCTAAATATACAAGACTTGGCAAGAGGTTGTTTTGTCAGATTTACTTTCCTGACAATACCTCAATAAAAACATTGTCATCCGTTGCGAATATCTATGGAAAAGCTGGTGATGAACTTGTTGATGTTGGTCTTAAGTTCTCACAGAATATGGATTGGAAGGATAGAAATAAGCTTGAAAACTTCATAAACTCAATATTGGATCTTGAACGAAAAGGAGCACACAGGATCAAGAAGAAGAGTTAA
- the fliN gene encoding flagellar motor switch protein FliN, producing MFGGEGHLSQEEMDALLSGTDTFDTFKGFDIGRTVDTGEGLLTEVDRANLTELFRQILEAKRNLLKTQTGREISVSGLTIDTFDSFRLSSEIVGEVVDVKFNISGNLTGEIHFIYPSATVLAITNPLIGDEANTILTDLVINTFEQNMSIVISNFTSTLSERIGRTLAAGSPTVQKLPDARSIPLPNIPMVMLSFSMSVGNRQGKVYFVFPQNTAKQMIISYTTKKMPEVERTTSKYKGEPEEAGKLVVRPVEFGNLEEVSVEAEGSLALILDIPVQITVELGRTKMLVKEVLQLGEGSVVELDKLAGEPVDIMVNGRLIAKGEVVVIEENFGVRITEIVNHIDRMFKYSDRG from the coding sequence ATGTTTGGAGGAGAAGGACATCTTTCACAGGAGGAGATGGATGCACTTTTGAGTGGGACTGATACTTTTGATACTTTCAAAGGTTTTGATATAGGTAGGACAGTTGATACAGGGGAAGGGTTACTTACTGAAGTTGACAGGGCTAACCTTACAGAACTATTTAGACAGATACTTGAGGCTAAAAGAAACCTACTCAAGACTCAAACTGGTAGGGAAATTTCTGTATCAGGATTAACTATAGATACATTTGACTCGTTTAGGCTTTCATCAGAGATAGTTGGAGAAGTAGTTGATGTAAAGTTCAATATATCAGGTAATCTTACGGGAGAGATACATTTTATATATCCTTCTGCTACAGTTTTGGCTATAACCAACCCCCTCATAGGTGATGAAGCAAATACTATACTTACGGACCTTGTTATAAATACCTTTGAGCAGAATATGTCAATCGTTATTTCTAACTTTACTTCAACACTCTCCGAAAGGATAGGTAGAACATTAGCGGCCGGTAGTCCTACAGTTCAGAAATTACCTGACGCTAGAAGTATTCCGCTTCCTAATATTCCGATGGTTATGTTATCTTTTTCAATGAGTGTAGGTAATAGGCAGGGAAAGGTATATTTCGTATTCCCTCAAAATACTGCTAAACAAATGATAATTTCATATACGACCAAGAAGATGCCAGAAGTGGAGAGAACTACATCAAAATACAAAGGTGAACCTGAAGAGGCAGGTAAATTAGTAGTCAGACCTGTTGAGTTTGGTAATCTTGAGGAGGTTTCCGTTGAAGCTGAAGGCTCGCTGGCTTTGATTCTTGATATACCTGTCCAGATAACGGTTGAACTTGGAAGGACTAAAATGCTTGTAAAGGAAGTTCTACAACTCGGTGAAGGTTCTGTCGTTGAACTTGATAAGCTGGCGGGTGAGCCTGTTGATATTATGGTCAACGGTAGGCTCATAGCAAAGGGTGAGGTTGTGGTTATTGAGGAAAACTTCGGTGTAAGAATAACAGAAATAGTTAATCATATTGATAGAATGTTCAAGTATTCTGATAGAGGATAA
- the fliM gene encoding flagellar motor switch protein FliM — MTSVLSQEEIDSLLSALQTGGEIKETPSVIAAETPAAVARKNIKSYDFRRPDRFSKDQLRTLQMIHETFARLTSTFLSAQLRLVVQVHVASTDQLTYEEFSRSIPSPTTLGIINMEPLKGNAVLEIDPTITFVIIDRLFGGKGEALKDNRELTDIEKSVMESVIVRILSNLRESWANVIDLRPRLGNIEVNPQFAQLVPPTDMVVLITFDVKMGEAEGMMNLCVPYVTIEPIMSKLSAQYWYSGIKKVMTKETLDLVKDTLNKVELDLSVIVGSTTLKFKDVNKLKVGDVIRLDQSIKDNMIVKVENKNKFYCRPGKVGKKLSVQITGIIERLSEDILELVLREVED, encoded by the coding sequence ATGACATCTGTGTTGTCTCAGGAAGAAATAGATAGCTTACTCTCTGCTCTTCAGACAGGTGGTGAAATAAAGGAAACACCTTCTGTTATTGCTGCTGAGACACCTGCTGCTGTTGCTAGGAAGAATATAAAGAGTTATGATTTCAGAAGACCTGACAGGTTTTCTAAGGATCAGTTGAGAACCCTACAAATGATCCATGAAACATTCGCAAGGCTAACATCAACATTTCTGTCTGCACAACTTAGATTAGTTGTTCAAGTTCATGTTGCTTCAACAGACCAGCTTACTTACGAAGAGTTCTCAAGAAGCATACCATCACCAACTACTCTAGGTATAATAAATATGGAACCACTCAAAGGTAATGCAGTCTTGGAAATAGATCCTACGATAACATTCGTCATCATAGATAGGCTCTTTGGAGGGAAGGGAGAGGCACTTAAGGATAATAGGGAACTTACAGATATTGAAAAGTCTGTTATGGAAAGCGTTATAGTTAGAATTTTATCCAATTTGAGAGAGTCTTGGGCGAATGTTATTGACTTAAGACCGAGACTAGGTAATATAGAGGTTAACCCGCAGTTTGCACAGTTGGTCCCTCCTACTGATATGGTGGTTCTGATAACATTTGATGTCAAGATGGGAGAAGCTGAGGGGATGATGAACCTTTGTGTTCCTTATGTTACGATAGAACCTATAATGTCTAAATTAAGTGCTCAATACTGGTATTCTGGAATAAAGAAAGTCATGACCAAAGAAACACTGGACTTGGTAAAAGATACCTTAAACAAGGTGGAACTTGATCTGAGTGTGATAGTTGGTTCTACTACTCTTAAGTTCAAGGATGTGAATAAACTCAAAGTTGGTGATGTTATAAGACTTGATCAGAGTATCAAGGATAATATGATCGTAAAGGTTGAGAATAAGAATAAGTTCTATTGTAGGCCTGGTAAGGTTGGTAAGAAATTATCTGTTCAGATAACTGGTATTATAGAAAGACTATCAGAAGATATATTAGAGTTAGTTTTAAGGGAGGTAGAAGACTAG